From Lysobacter silvisoli, the proteins below share one genomic window:
- a CDS encoding NAD-dependent epimerase/dehydratase family protein produces MTDRREFLAAGLAGASLLALPAFATAKPRSKPKPMKILVMGGTGFLGPHFVEAARKAGHTLTLFNRGKTNPDRFSGEDYSDVEQLHGDRKTDMKALEGERRWDAVLDTSAYLPADVTRSTQLLGARVGQYLLVSTISVYAKTDTPNQDETAPLAQLADPNVTQITGETYGGLKALCERAAEKEMPGKVTVVRPGLIVGPGDTTDRFTYWPARADRGGEILAPGSAQDPTQFIDVRDLAAFLLLCLERRTLGTYNADAPAGKLSMGEVLSACQQVAGELKAPASTLTWVPAAFLEAHKVGPWQDMPAWIPAQGEYAGFGRISSAKAQAAGLSYRPLRETARDTLLYWRALPAERRAKPKAGLSAAREAEVLAAWHAQAKSGA; encoded by the coding sequence ATGACCGACCGCCGCGAATTCCTCGCCGCCGGCCTTGCCGGCGCCAGCCTGCTGGCCCTGCCCGCGTTCGCCACCGCCAAGCCGCGGTCCAAGCCCAAGCCGATGAAGATCCTGGTCATGGGCGGCACCGGTTTCCTGGGCCCCCATTTCGTCGAGGCCGCGCGCAAGGCCGGACATACCCTGACCTTGTTCAACCGCGGCAAGACCAACCCGGATCGCTTTTCGGGCGAGGACTACAGCGACGTCGAGCAACTGCACGGCGACCGCAAGACCGACATGAAGGCGCTGGAAGGCGAGCGCCGCTGGGACGCGGTGCTGGACACCTCGGCCTACCTGCCCGCCGACGTGACCCGCTCGACCCAGTTGCTGGGCGCGCGCGTGGGCCAGTACCTGCTGGTGTCGACGATTTCCGTCTACGCCAAGACCGACACGCCGAACCAGGACGAAACCGCGCCGCTGGCGCAGCTGGCCGACCCCAACGTCACCCAGATCACCGGCGAGACCTACGGCGGCCTCAAGGCGCTGTGCGAACGCGCCGCCGAAAAGGAAATGCCGGGCAAGGTGACCGTGGTGCGTCCGGGCCTGATCGTCGGCCCCGGCGACACCACCGACCGTTTTACCTATTGGCCGGCGCGCGCCGACCGCGGCGGCGAAATCCTCGCGCCGGGCAGCGCGCAGGACCCGACCCAGTTCATCGACGTGCGCGACCTGGCCGCGTTCCTGCTGCTGTGCCTGGAGCGGCGCACGCTGGGCACGTACAACGCCGATGCGCCGGCCGGCAAGCTGAGCATGGGCGAGGTGCTGAGCGCCTGCCAGCAGGTCGCCGGCGAACTCAAGGCGCCCGCCTCCACCCTGACCTGGGTGCCGGCTGCGTTCCTGGAGGCGCATAAGGTCGGTCCCTGGCAGGACATGCCGGCGTGGATCCCGGCGCAGGGCGAGTACGCCGGTTTCGGCCGCATCAGCAGCGCCAAGGCCCAGGCCGCCGGCCTGAGTTACCGGCCGCTGCGCGAGACCGCGCGCGACACCCTGCTGTACTGGCGCGCGCTGCCGGCCGAACGCCGGGCCAAGCCCAAGGCCGGCCTGAGCGCCGCGCGCGAGGCCGAGGTGCTGGCCGCCTGGCACGCGCAGGCCAAGTCCGGCGCATGA
- a CDS encoding metallophosphoesterase — protein sequence MSEPSPPRRRRKRRWAASILAALVLAFAVWGCVIEPASLRERDYAFGLPNWPRDCDGLRVDLVSDLHVGSPRNGLDRFDRLVRRLADSDAQAVLMAGDYVILSVFLGTYIPADTVAEHLKPLTARKPVYAVLGNHDWWKDGARVRRALESAGVVVLEDEAREVRLGGCRLWMVGIGDLLEAPHDVGKAFSAINDQAPALAITHNPLVFRQTPARASLLVAGHTHGGQIAFPLLGRPGLWKGADGAYPVGHFVEDGRQLFVTPGIGTSILPIRFGVPPEISRLHLCGQGREAACR from the coding sequence ATGAGCGAGCCGTCGCCGCCGCGCCGTCGCCGCAAGCGGCGCTGGGCGGCGTCGATCCTGGCCGCGCTGGTGCTGGCGTTCGCGGTCTGGGGCTGCGTGATCGAGCCGGCCTCGCTGCGCGAACGCGATTACGCCTTCGGCCTGCCGAACTGGCCGCGAGACTGCGACGGCCTGCGCGTGGACCTGGTCTCGGACCTGCACGTGGGCTCGCCGCGCAACGGCCTGGACCGTTTCGACCGCCTGGTCCGGCGCCTGGCCGACAGCGACGCGCAGGCGGTGCTGATGGCCGGCGACTACGTGATCCTCAGCGTGTTCCTGGGCACCTACATTCCCGCCGACACCGTCGCCGAGCACCTCAAGCCGCTGACCGCGCGCAAGCCGGTCTACGCCGTGCTCGGCAACCACGACTGGTGGAAGGACGGCGCGCGCGTGCGCCGCGCGCTGGAGTCGGCGGGCGTGGTGGTGCTGGAAGACGAGGCGCGCGAAGTGCGACTGGGCGGCTGCCGATTGTGGATGGTCGGCATCGGCGACCTGCTGGAGGCGCCGCACGACGTGGGCAAGGCGTTTTCCGCAATAAACGATCAAGCGCCGGCGCTGGCGATCACCCACAATCCGCTGGTGTTCCGGCAGACGCCGGCGCGGGCGTCGCTGCTGGTGGCCGGGCATACCCACGGCGGCCAGATCGCGTTCCCGCTGCTGGGCCGTCCGGGTCTGTGGAAGGGCGCCGACGGCGCCTACCCGGTCGGGCATTTCGTCGAAGACGGCCGGCAGCTGTTCGTGACGCCGGGCATCGGCACCAGCATCCTGCCGATCCGTTTCGGCGTGCCGCCGGAGATTTCGCGTTTGCATCTGTGCGGGCAGGGCCGGGAGGCGGCCTGCCGCTGA
- a CDS encoding NTP/NDP exchange transporter has product MAEGAPAAGQWGRFRAALAESPPLWWSLLYFFSLLCGYYVLRPVRDAMGASGDIETVFPPGLIAWAQGYGFSLKEFTLQVLFTCTFVIMVALQPVYGALVSRFPRRVFLPAVYLIFIACLIGFYWAFHRELPGRGALFFVWTAVFNLFAVTVFWSFMADVFDNEHAKRLYGYIGAGGTVGALLGPVITGSLVGRLGVANLLLVSAGFLCVCLLCILKLRVWAMRRERASGSVNGELAMGGSIVAGLKLVWQVPLLRALAIVMFFGVGVGTLLYNEQAAIVKALYPSAKDATRYYSAIDGAVNLTTIVVQLFVTRYLLRRWGVAPALLVPALAILFGYTLLAMSPLPLLVAIVQVATRAGEFSLAKPGRETLYTRVDRESRYKAKAVVDTVVYRGSDLTFVWLHKALTLLGTRMVFVVGIGVALGMTFGAWRVVRAQRTLPADPVTPGPDR; this is encoded by the coding sequence ATGGCTGAGGGCGCGCCCGCCGCCGGCCAGTGGGGCCGTTTCCGCGCCGCCCTGGCCGAATCGCCGCCGCTGTGGTGGTCGCTGCTGTACTTCTTCAGCCTGCTCTGCGGCTACTACGTGCTGCGCCCGGTGCGCGACGCGATGGGCGCCTCGGGCGACATCGAGACCGTGTTCCCGCCGGGGCTGATCGCCTGGGCCCAGGGCTACGGTTTCTCGCTGAAGGAGTTCACCCTGCAGGTGCTGTTCACCTGCACCTTCGTGATCATGGTGGCGCTGCAGCCGGTGTACGGCGCGCTGGTCTCGCGCTTTCCGCGCCGGGTGTTCCTGCCGGCGGTGTACCTGATCTTCATCGCCTGCCTGATCGGCTTCTACTGGGCCTTCCACCGCGAGCTGCCCGGCCGCGGCGCGCTGTTCTTCGTCTGGACCGCGGTGTTCAACCTGTTCGCGGTGACGGTGTTCTGGAGCTTCATGGCCGACGTGTTCGACAACGAACACGCCAAGCGCTTGTACGGCTACATAGGCGCCGGCGGCACGGTGGGCGCGCTGCTGGGGCCGGTGATCACCGGCTCGCTGGTGGGGCGGCTGGGCGTGGCCAATCTGCTGCTGGTCTCGGCCGGCTTCCTGTGCGTGTGCCTGCTGTGCATCCTCAAGCTGCGGGTGTGGGCGATGCGGCGCGAGCGCGCCAGCGGCAGCGTCAACGGCGAGCTGGCGATGGGCGGTTCGATCGTCGCCGGGCTCAAGCTGGTCTGGCAGGTGCCGCTGCTGCGCGCGCTGGCGATCGTGATGTTCTTCGGCGTGGGTGTGGGCACGCTGCTGTACAACGAGCAGGCCGCGATCGTGAAGGCGCTGTACCCCAGCGCGAAGGACGCCACGCGCTACTACTCGGCCATCGACGGCGCGGTGAACCTGACCACCATCGTCGTCCAACTGTTCGTGACCCGCTACCTGCTGCGCCGCTGGGGCGTGGCGCCGGCGTTGCTGGTGCCGGCGCTGGCGATCCTGTTCGGCTACACCCTGCTGGCGATGTCGCCGCTGCCCTTGCTGGTGGCGATCGTGCAGGTGGCCACGCGCGCGGGCGAGTTCTCGCTGGCCAAGCCCGGCCGCGAAACCCTGTACACGCGGGTCGACCGCGAGTCGCGCTACAAGGCCAAGGCGGTGGTCGACACCGTGGTCTACCGCGGCAGCGACCTGACCTTCGTCTGGTTGCACAAGGCGCTGACCCTGCTGGGCACGCGCATGGTGTTCGTGGTCGGGATCGGGGTGGCGCTGGGCATGACCTTCGGCGCATGGCGGGTGGTCCGGGCGCAGCGCACGCTGCCAGCCGACCCCGTCACGCCCGGACCCGACCGATGA
- a CDS encoding GMC family oxidoreductase, translating to MYDYIIIGAGSAGCVLANRLSEDPDTKVLLLEAGPRDRHPFIHMPAGLSKLVGKKGVNWDYNTAPEAQLNGRTLWWPRGKVLGGSSSINAMCYIRGVPGDYDDWAALGADGWDWKTVLPYFRRSERNGRGDDALHGANGPLYVSDLRYTNPLSQVFIDAGREAGYAVTRDFNGASQQGFGYYQVTQKNGARCSSAVAYLDPARERHNLTIVTGAQVNRITLEHGRATGVVYSARGRAYHQQAGREVLLSGGAINSPQLLMLSGIGPAAQLRQHGIEVRVDLPQVGENLQDHLDICTLQHSTQRVTYDRVSDLRIAFDYYLRGHSGPGSSNIAEAGAFVRSALAPDDRADIQLHFVPGMLDDHGRHRLPGDGYTLHACFLRPRSRGRIALASANAGDKARIEARYLSDPEGFDLKMMLECAKLSRELFAQKAFDPYRGAPIFPTRNDYSDAELIEFIREKAETVYHPIGTCRMGSDADSVVDPQLRVRGVEGLRVVDASVMPTLIGGNTNAPTMMIAERAADLIRGRA from the coding sequence GTGTACGACTACATCATCATCGGTGCCGGCTCGGCCGGCTGCGTGCTCGCCAACCGCCTCAGCGAAGACCCGGACACCAAGGTGTTGCTGCTGGAAGCCGGGCCGCGCGACCGCCACCCCTTCATCCACATGCCCGCCGGACTGTCCAAGCTGGTCGGCAAGAAGGGCGTGAACTGGGACTACAACACCGCCCCCGAAGCCCAGCTCAACGGCCGCACCCTGTGGTGGCCGCGCGGCAAGGTGCTGGGCGGCTCCAGCTCGATCAACGCCATGTGCTACATCCGCGGCGTGCCCGGCGACTACGACGACTGGGCCGCCTTGGGCGCCGACGGCTGGGACTGGAAGACGGTGCTGCCCTACTTCAGGCGCTCCGAGCGCAACGGCCGCGGCGACGACGCCCTGCACGGCGCCAACGGCCCGCTGTACGTGTCGGACCTGCGCTACACCAACCCGCTGTCGCAGGTGTTCATCGACGCCGGCCGCGAAGCCGGCTACGCGGTGACCCGCGATTTCAACGGCGCCAGCCAGCAGGGTTTCGGCTACTACCAGGTCACCCAGAAGAACGGCGCGCGCTGCTCCAGCGCCGTGGCCTACCTGGACCCGGCGCGCGAACGCCACAACCTGACCATCGTCACCGGCGCCCAGGTCAACCGCATCACCCTGGAGCACGGCCGCGCGACCGGCGTGGTCTACAGCGCGCGCGGCCGCGCCTACCACCAGCAAGCCGGGCGCGAGGTGCTGCTCAGCGGCGGTGCGATCAACTCGCCGCAGCTGCTGATGCTGTCGGGCATCGGCCCGGCCGCGCAGCTGCGCCAGCACGGCATCGAGGTGCGCGTGGACCTGCCGCAGGTCGGCGAGAACCTGCAGGACCACCTGGACATCTGCACCCTGCAGCACAGCACCCAGCGCGTGACCTACGACCGGGTCAGCGACCTGCGCATCGCCTTCGACTACTACCTGCGCGGCCATAGCGGCCCGGGCAGCAGCAACATCGCCGAGGCCGGCGCCTTCGTACGATCGGCGCTAGCCCCGGACGATCGCGCCGACATCCAGCTGCACTTCGTCCCGGGCATGCTGGACGATCACGGCCGCCACCGCCTTCCCGGCGACGGCTACACCCTGCACGCCTGCTTCCTGCGCCCGCGCAGCCGCGGCCGCATCGCCCTGGCCAGCGCCAACGCCGGCGACAAGGCGCGCATCGAGGCGCGCTACCTCAGCGACCCGGAAGGCTTCGACCTGAAGATGATGCTGGAGTGCGCCAAGCTCTCGCGCGAGCTGTTCGCGCAGAAGGCCTTCGACCCCTACCGCGGCGCGCCGATCTTCCCGACGCGCAACGACTACAGCGACGCCGAACTGATCGAATTCATCCGCGAAAAGGCCGAAACCGTCTACCACCCGATCGGCACCTGCCGCATGGGCAGCGACGCGGACTCGGTGGTGGACCCGCAACTGCGCGTGCGCGGCGTCGAAGGCCTGCGCGTGGTCGACGCCTCGGTCATGCCCACCCTGATCGGCGGCAACACCAACGCCCCCACCATGATGATCGCCGAGCGCGCCGCGGACCTGATCCGCGGACGCGCCTGA
- a CDS encoding M48 family metallopeptidase, which produces MNFFERQAQARRTSTRLVLLFVLAVAAIVLAVDLAVLVFAGPHPGLLALATLGTLAVIGLGSLFRIASLRGGGESVAQSLGGVPVPEDTADPSLRRLRNVVEEIAIASGVPVPKLYVLEHEAGINAFAAGYSTSDAAVAVTRGALDRLNRDELQGVIAHEFSHILNGDMRLNIRLIGVLFGILMLAIIGRKILEGGRGGGRLGRSVSVILVAALLAMLVGYVGLFFGRMIKASVSRTRERLADASAVQFTRQTAGLAGALKKIGGLHEGAKLNDRADAEEISHMLFGDGVGVNGWFATHPPLLERIRALEPSFRADQLEQLSRRWAQEPPQGLQEDRMLGLAAVPPPLPPADSVHALTPPMVAAQVAQPGADDYRRADSIVSTLPDELRALAKQREAVLPLLLALLLDEDAAVAARQRYEIAARLGQDLAEQAVQLRAGALAGLHPMLRLPLAALAFPVLRLRPRPQLESFTDAVQAAVNADGRVSLFEYCLARLLTVQVTESLDPSRHARFGRRKPAAVAAELATLLAVVAQAGHADTAAAQRAYLAGLQRVLPNEHRPYAPPANGVLALDGVWEALDALDPLAKQALVEGVTAAVSHDGRIAVAEAELLRTICAVLHCPLPPMLAKA; this is translated from the coding sequence ATGAACTTCTTCGAACGTCAGGCCCAGGCGCGCCGCACCTCGACCCGGCTGGTGCTGCTGTTCGTGCTGGCCGTGGCCGCCATCGTGCTGGCGGTGGACCTGGCGGTGCTGGTGTTCGCCGGTCCGCATCCGGGCCTGCTCGCGCTGGCGACGCTGGGCACCTTGGCGGTGATCGGTTTGGGCTCGCTGTTCCGCATCGCCAGCTTGCGCGGCGGCGGCGAATCCGTGGCCCAGTCGCTGGGCGGCGTGCCGGTGCCCGAAGACACCGCCGACCCCAGCCTGCGCCGGCTGCGCAACGTGGTCGAGGAGATCGCGATCGCCTCCGGCGTGCCGGTGCCCAAGCTGTACGTGCTCGAGCACGAGGCCGGCATCAATGCCTTCGCCGCTGGCTATTCGACCTCCGACGCGGCGGTGGCGGTGACCCGCGGCGCGCTGGACCGGCTCAACCGCGACGAACTGCAGGGCGTGATCGCGCACGAGTTCAGCCACATCCTCAACGGCGACATGCGTCTGAACATCCGCCTGATCGGCGTGCTGTTCGGGATCCTGATGCTGGCCATCATCGGCCGCAAGATCCTGGAGGGCGGACGCGGCGGCGGACGCCTGGGCCGTAGCGTGAGCGTGATCCTGGTCGCGGCGCTGCTGGCAATGCTGGTGGGCTACGTGGGCCTGTTCTTCGGCCGCATGATCAAGGCCAGCGTGAGCCGCACGCGCGAGCGCCTGGCCGATGCCTCGGCGGTGCAGTTCACCCGCCAGACCGCGGGCCTGGCCGGCGCGCTGAAGAAGATCGGCGGCCTGCACGAAGGCGCCAAGCTCAACGACCGCGCCGACGCCGAGGAAATCAGCCACATGCTGTTCGGCGACGGCGTGGGCGTCAACGGTTGGTTCGCTACGCACCCGCCGCTGCTCGAGCGCATCCGCGCGCTGGAGCCTTCGTTCCGTGCCGATCAGCTGGAGCAGCTGTCGCGGCGCTGGGCGCAGGAACCGCCGCAAGGCTTGCAGGAGGACCGGATGCTGGGCCTGGCGGCGGTGCCGCCTCCGCTGCCGCCGGCCGACAGCGTGCACGCGCTGACCCCGCCGATGGTGGCCGCGCAGGTGGCCCAGCCCGGTGCCGACGACTACCGCCGCGCCGACAGCATCGTGAGCACCTTGCCCGACGAACTGCGCGCGCTGGCCAAGCAGCGCGAGGCGGTGCTGCCGCTGTTGCTGGCGCTGCTGCTGGACGAAGACGCCGCGGTGGCCGCGCGTCAGCGCTACGAAATCGCCGCGCGCCTGGGCCAGGATCTGGCCGAGCAGGCGGTGCAGTTGCGCGCCGGAGCGCTGGCCGGCCTGCACCCGATGCTGCGCCTGCCGCTGGCCGCGCTGGCGTTCCCGGTGCTGCGCCTGCGTCCGCGCCCGCAACTGGAGTCCTTCACCGACGCGGTGCAAGCGGCGGTCAACGCCGACGGACGGGTGTCGCTGTTCGAGTACTGCCTGGCGCGCCTGCTGACGGTGCAGGTCACCGAGTCGTTGGACCCGTCTCGGCACGCGCGCTTCGGCCGGCGCAAGCCGGCGGCGGTGGCGGCGGAACTGGCCACGCTGCTGGCGGTGGTTGCGCAGGCCGGGCATGCCGATACCGCGGCGGCTCAGCGCGCGTACTTGGCGGGCCTGCAGCGCGTGCTGCCCAACGAGCATCGGCCGTATGCGCCGCCGGCGAACGGGGTGTTGGCGCTGGACGGGGTATGGGAGGCGCTGGACGCGTTAGATCCCTTGGCCAAGCAGGCGCTGGTCGAGGGGGTGACGGCGGCGGTCAGTCACGACGGCCGCATCGCGGTGGCCGAAGCGGAGCTGTTGCGCACGATCTGCGCGGTGCTGCATTGCCCGCTGCCGCCGATGCTGGCCAAGGCCTGA
- a CDS encoding LemA family protein — protein sequence MFSILILLALVVIVAIWAVGIYNGLVTARNAYKNAFAQIDVQLQRRFDLIPNLVETVKGYLAHERETLEAVIAARGAAVSGLAAAKANPGDPAAMEQLAASQGQLNGALGRLLAVSEAYPDLKANQNMMQLTEELTSTENKVAFARQAYNDSVMAYNNKREVFPSSVVAGMFDFAAAALLDIPADRAQVREAPKVQF from the coding sequence ATGTTCAGCATTCTGATTTTGTTGGCTTTAGTGGTCATCGTCGCAATTTGGGCGGTGGGCATCTACAACGGCCTGGTGACCGCGCGTAACGCCTACAAAAACGCCTTCGCTCAGATCGACGTGCAGCTGCAGCGCCGCTTCGACCTGATCCCCAATCTGGTGGAGACGGTGAAGGGCTATCTGGCGCATGAACGCGAGACCCTGGAAGCGGTGATCGCCGCGCGCGGCGCGGCCGTATCGGGCCTGGCCGCGGCCAAGGCCAACCCCGGCGATCCGGCGGCGATGGAACAACTGGCCGCGAGCCAGGGCCAGCTGAATGGGGCGCTGGGGCGCTTGCTGGCGGTGTCGGAGGCCTATCCCGATCTCAAGGCCAACCAGAACATGATGCAGCTCACCGAGGAGCTGACCAGCACCGAGAACAAGGTCGCGTTCGCGCGCCAGGCCTACAACGACTCGGTCATGGCCTACAACAACAAGCGCGAAGTGTTCCCCTCCAGCGTGGTCGCGGGCATGTTCGATTTCGCCGCTGCGGCGCTGCTGGATATTCCGGCCGACCGCGCGCAGGTGCGCGAGGCGCCGAAGGTGCAGTTCTAG